Proteins found in one Sulfurihydrogenibium sp. genomic segment:
- a CDS encoding alpha/beta fold hydrolase, producing the protein MEFSIVNNNEKAVLLLHGLTGTPLELRWVARDFSKENYDVYFPILPGHCSSLEEIKKIKWQDLYSFTKDYYLSLKAKYKHVFVGGLCVGGMLSLILAMDFPDIDAVASWSPAMSIDGWAIPWYRFLLPFVLHSPLKHLYYWKESDPYGIKNESMRRKIKQMMEREENFGAYDKIPATTILELNRMSKYIKQNINRLTAPLIIIHSKEDDLSSIKGAKFIYEKAPSKIKKFVELTNSYHIITMDNEKDIVSKETISFFNSLLKEKS; encoded by the coding sequence TTGGAGTTTTCTATCGTAAACAATAACGAAAAAGCAGTCCTACTACTTCACGGCCTTACAGGAACACCGTTAGAATTAAGATGGGTAGCAAGGGATTTTTCAAAAGAAAATTATGATGTATACTTTCCGATACTACCCGGTCACTGCTCTTCTTTAGAAGAGATTAAAAAAATAAAATGGCAAGATTTGTACAGCTTTACAAAAGATTATTATCTTTCATTAAAAGCCAAATATAAGCATGTTTTTGTTGGTGGATTGTGCGTTGGCGGTATGCTATCTTTAATTCTTGCTATGGATTTTCCGGATATTGACGCAGTAGCATCGTGGTCTCCAGCCATGAGCATTGATGGCTGGGCGATACCATGGTACAGATTTTTACTGCCTTTTGTGTTGCATTCTCCTTTAAAGCATTTGTATTACTGGAAAGAATCAGACCCTTATGGTATAAAAAACGAATCTATGAGAAGAAAAATAAAGCAGATGATGGAAAGAGAAGAAAATTTTGGAGCTTATGATAAAATACCTGCTACCACAATATTAGAACTAAACAGAATGTCAAAATATATCAAACAAAACATCAATCGCTTAACAGCACCTTTAATAATAATTCATTCCAAAGAAGACGACCTTTCTTCTATAAAAGGGGCAAAGTTTATATACGAAAAAGCACCAAGTAAAATAAAAAAATTCGTAGAGCTCACCAACAGCTATCACATAATAACAATGGATAACGAAAAGGATATTGTGTCAAAGGAGACTATATCATTTTTTAACAGCCTCTTAAAAGAGAAAAGTTAA